From one Paramormyrops kingsleyae isolate MSU_618 chromosome 1, PKINGS_0.4, whole genome shotgun sequence genomic stretch:
- the cep290 gene encoding centrosomal protein of 290 kDa isoform X2 — translation MAPQLDWNKLMAMDPEELGGQDQADELFGVISKVEPDDLKDDGKEKLIQLFRITQSLMKVKAAEAECVYEVIDKAGVEQARIETQLKTQLYSLEQELQMAQRSAGGRDTRFLRDELRQLEGQLERKEKELLQLEKEINKEKKVNEEMSVRVEEAEEENRKLKREIKVLKKKNEQLNQDVTYYRRELDQKEPQPSREESNEAQRRLNAANRQLYHCMEELQRAEDEIAQLKAQSDQMQKSLEESVKEMEKMTDEYNKMKIVVQQSDIITDQLRKERDHCRLQVRELTEQIRSRAEEDDPVMAAVNAKVEEWKRILSAKDEEIMEYQQMIRDLKERLRTTQMDSDKSHILGLQQAVQERDNQIKMLTEQLEQCTGDLEKNTMLIEELKKPFSKDGGLSSTIHQQKISELKTQLQAAEQRAQDAERAAELAESDAREKDGELSEALRSVRAYESGTDGLEVAVAEIKEYKNQIKIRDRDAEGMIKEINQLEMKISDLLDENEDLRGRLGLQPKEVDLTEFRRHSALKQRQYKAENQVLLKEIERLEEERLELKKQVRKLVKDKGLPGSSAVLIDDEDKPSRSMQMKTLVNKVPDSKHEEEMRLKIDHLQKELNVTEKQLEQKRAESSHLEAKLNDLWGENKQLEQGMKEILQAIQDTQKSTWPEGVAVTLPSLEQLVAAIEMKNSGGKFNASLHLKAQVDQLTGRNDELRRELRASREEAASALSQLGKAKEKVGRLEQELDGLRKSSGNTVVFKTLDLPGDMAPSSVSVINSLNEYAIHLLQELKDKEETLKRVDGALEEYRRKFAVTRHQQGLLYKEYLSEKETWQKEMHQLVEAKNKLEEQKEINGVKMKEFSHWLEVLKEDPTETKKQISEAARKMTVLRVNEKALTRKYTTLLEMEQHLRKENDKLKKDFLQMETMVTERIGYLERYKEMVEFNIAALQKALDDSVPASELERANRQYADLTVRYRDLLEKDNCLVQRTTNMEHLESENSSMREQIVMSNKELEITKEKLHTLEQAWDHITKLSGEGITDKAAKAVANSEIVSASKKITMLEMKELNERQRAEHAQRMYEQLRTSLRQAEERNAELEAKFAELTKRNLEAQRLEQELRDELASSVSRVVSDADRGRISELERAQADLKVEVSKLREVSDVAKMQVSTLEARQQCREKELESLRRQVLDYQSQSDEKALVAKLHQHIVALQVSEATAVTKLEAMVLKVQKLEAQKLRAEQRLDEKERALYYARQEARDRVQHLRHTVQSLRTQFSGALPLPQQEKFARTMMQLQEDKLKVMRESRQAEQDRKRVEERSQELEVQLRGLEDLIGTLKDAKGAEKVKEWHKRMEELRLQELRHTRELNSQKEEIKYLKSVISEQERAIGHLEEEAVRLNNLHEEQQLSWEQRELELERRLDLHEKQQNEIVETAQKFDEATGSLPDPSLPLAHQLDVALGKIKEHVRTILETQAACKSLDKKLKETEGTLWKAEQNILSRDKVINELRLRLPAVAEREKLMAELAQHDEDQENQLGLKVAQQTISNLQARLSQKEEVVKKYQNMLARARQEQEELTKRHEGEVRSLHQKLDLHVDSSLDRFRQTALELMRKPPIIAPTAKQLIRLAEAEQSAGEQDSSLSSLSERLKAVTAELENQRQVTAAKIREHTKEKDKLEEIHAAQVKQLQQEAEELHTRLSQMEREVQHLRTELEAQKEANVRSPTNTMKNLVERLKGQLALKEKQQKGLSKALLELRSEMTAHAEQQIIANAIQKEESLNVQQIVDKRTKDLKARIQELQEDLHSTKDNLRAVKNRESLLKEELENLNKEAQRSQKLQAKLQSERERRENEVEELRKQVKRLSNSLQNKAETEAKGPTVEELQKKVKRLEADVERRSGPELSERKGVRDDRSTKEEVVRWEEGKKWQNRMEAMRSKLREKEKEVEVLTKQLGTMKELYSKLDQEKAALQKKLRSHGVTVEQVVGARTLQAEQDLDELKRRNTELEQHILTIKQQQALPRDAAIEDLALKNRYLEEKLLSLEKQLSQEPASRPSTSGRGSGTPSQREHELQKENLKLSSENLELRFQLEQANRDLPRLKNQVTDLKEMCDILKKEKTDIERKPGSARGAGRSGKTIPELEKTIGLMKKVVERLQKENEGLKKNPGPMIQHRQTALEHENEKIKSENEKLRVQMEGILCSRSEPKTNEMEKILLENEHLLKELKKESEAAEKLRINKDNLEAANQQLLAQLEESRHKFSLAQSEEPALQEAGKRSCKSMVVTRMYEKKMKELESDVAQKNSRISDLEQLLQEASEKETAALRVISDLREQLPDGARTNSGLQKEFQTLRLTNLQLEKGKAALLQELRAYREREGPSGSAAVPGDEGRDVAALLTALKKADVEKQQLQDEVKKIKKELENFDPAFFEELEDLKFNYSLEVKKNILLEEKVKQLSDQLGVEVSISTDGAIG, via the exons ATGGCTCCGCAACTAGATTGGAACAAGCTGATGGCGATGGACCCGGAAGAGCTGGGTGGGCAGGACCAGGCGGATGAGCTCTTTGGTGTCATATCCAAG GTTGAACCAGACGATCTGAAAGATGATGGTAAAGAAAAATTAATCCAGCTCTTCAGGATCACACAGTCCCTCATGAAG GTGAAGGCCGCAGAAGCAGAGTGTGTGTATGAAGTCATCGATAAGGCCGGTGTTGAACAAGCAAGAATCG AAACACAGCTGAAAACCCAGCTATATTCATTGGAACAGGAGCTGCAG ATGGCTCAGCGTTCAGCGGGGGGACGCGACACGCGCTTCCTCCGCGATGAGCTGCGTCAACTGGAAGGTCAACTGGAACGGAAGGAGAAGGAGCTGCTGCAGTTGGAGAAGGAGATAAACAAGGAAAAGAAAGTTAATGAGGAA ATGTCCGTGCGAGTTGAAGAAGCAGAGGAGGAGAACAGGAAACTGAAGAGAGAG ATAAAAGTGCTTAAGAAGAAG AACGAGCAGCTCAATCAGGACGTGACGTATTACAGGAGGGAGCTGGATCAGAAGGAGCCTCAGCCGTCCCGTGAAGAGAGCAACGAGGCCCAGAGGCGACTAAATGCTGCCAATCGGCAGCTATACCACTGCATGGAGGAGCTGCAG CGTGCCGAGGATGAGATAGCTCAACTTAAAGCCCAGAGTGACCAGATGCAGAAAAGTCTGGAGGAATCAGTCAAGGAGATGGAGAAGATGACAGATGAGTACAATAAGATGAAGATCGTGGTGCAGCAGAGTGACATTATCACGGATCAGCTGCGGAAGGAGAGGGACCACTGCAGACTTCAG GTGAGAGAGCTCACCGAGCAGATCCGGTCCCGGGCCGAGGAGGACGACCCCGTAATGGCTGCCGTCAATGCTAAGGTGGAGGAGTGGAAG AGAATATTATCAGCAAAAGATGAGGAGATCATGGAGTATCAGCAGATGATACGAGACCTCAAGGAAAGACTGAGGACAACTCAGATGGACTCTGACAAAAGCCACATCCTGGGGCTCCAGCAG GCCGTGCAAGAGCGAGACAATCAGATCAAGATGCTGACTGAGCAACTGGAGCAGTGTACAGGAgatctggaaaaaaacacaatgctaATCGAGGAACTTAAGAAGCCCTTCAGCAAAGATGGAG GGCTCTCTAGTACGATCCATCAGCAGAAGATCTCCGAGCTGAAGACCCAGCTGCAGGCTGCGGAACAGAGGGCTCAGGATGCAGAACGGGCTGCTGAGCTCGCCGAATCTGACGCCAGGGAGAAGGATGGGGAGCTGAGTGAGGCCCTCCGCTCTGTCAGGGCCTACGAATCT GGCACAGATGGGCTGGAGGTGGCAGTGGCCGAGATCAAAGAGTACAAGAACCAAATCAAAATAAGGGACCGAGACGCCGAGGGCATGATCAAGGAGATCAACCAGCTGGAGATGAAGATCAGCGATCTCCTGGATGAGAATGAGGATCTGCGGGGACGGCTGG GGCTGCAACCGAAGGAAGTCGACCTGACAGAATTCCGACGGCACAGTGCTTTAAAACAGAGGCAGTACAAAGCGGAAAACCAGGTTCTCCTGAAGGAG aTTGAAAGATTAGAGGAGGAGAGACTGGAGCTGAAAAAGCAGGTCAGGAAACTCGTTAAAGATAAAG GGCTGCCTGGCAGCAGTGCAGTGCTGATTGATGATGAAGATAAGCCCAGCAGAAGCATGCAGATGAAGACTTTAGTGAATAAGGTCCCGGATTCAAAACACGAGGAGGAGATGAGACTAAAG ATTGATCATCTCCAGAAGGAGCTGAATGTCACAGAGAAACAGCTGGAGCAGAAGAGGGCCGAATCGTCACATCTGGAAGCAAAGC TCAATGACCTATGGGGCGAAAATAAACAGCTTGAACAAGGAATGAAGGAGATTCTGCAGGCGATACAGGACACCCAGAAGAGCACATGGCCAGAGGGGGTGGCTGTGACCTTGCCAAGCCTCGAGCAGCTTGTGGCT GCCATCGAGATGAAGAACTCGGGGGGGAAATTCAATGCCAGCCTCCACCTGAAGGCCCAGGTGGACCAGCTGACTGGCCGGAATGATGAACTCAGACGGGAGCTTCGAGCCAGCAGAGAAGAAGCGGCCAGCGCCTTGAGTCAGCTGGGAAAGGCCAAAGAGAAG GTGGGTCGTTTGGAGCAGGAACTTGATGGCCTAAGGAAGTCCAGTGGAAACACCGTTGTTTTTAAGACTCTGGATCTTCCGGGGGACATGGCGCCATCTAGTGTTTCGGTCATCAACTCCCTGAACGAGTATGCCATccaccttctgcag GAGCTTAAAGACAAGGAGGAGACCTTGAAGCGAGTTGATGGGGCGCTGGAGGAGTACAGGAGGAAGTTTGCTGTGACTCGACACCAGCAGGGGTTACTCTACAAGGAGTACCTGAG CGAGAAGGAGACCTGGCAGAAGGAGATGCACCAGTTAGTGGAAGCCAAAAATAAACTAGAGGAGCAGAAGGAAATCAACGGTGTTAAAATGAAGGAGTTCAGT CACTGGCTAGAGGTCCTGAAGGAGGACCCGACAGAAACCAAGAAACAGATCTCCGAGGCGGCGCGTAAGATGACGGTCCTGCGCGTGAACGAGAAGGCCCTGACAAGGAAGTATACCACTCTGCTGGAGATGGAGCAGCACCTCAGGAAGGAGAACGACAAGCTGAAGAAGGACTTCCTCCAGATGGAGACCATGGTCACCGAGAGAATCGGCTACCTGGAGAGATACAAG GAAATGGTTGAATTTAATATAGCAGCCTTACAGAAAGCTCTGGATGACAGCGTGCCGGCATCTGAGTTAGAGCGGGCGAACAGGCAGTACGCGGACCTCACAGTCAGGTACAGAGATCTCCTGGAGAAGGACAACTGTCTTGTTCAGAGGACGACCAACATGGAACATTTAGAG AGTGAGAATTCGTCCATGCGTGAGCAAATTGTGATGTCAAACAAAGAGCTGGAGATAACCAAAGAGAAGCTTCACACGTTAGAGCAAGCCTGGGACCACATCACTAAACTAA GTGGTGAGGGCATCACAGACAAAGCAGCGAAAGCCGTCGCCAACAGCGAGATCGTGTCGGCCTCCAAGAAGATCACCATGCTGGAGATGAAGGAGCTGAACGAGCGTCAGAGGGCTGAGCACGCCCAGAGGATGTACGAGCAGCTGAGGACCTCTCTCAGGCAGGCGGAGGAGCGCAACGCTGAGCTAGAGGCCAAATTTGCTGAG CTGACGAAGCGGAACCTGGAAGCTCAGAGGTTGGAGCAGGAGCTTCGGGACGAGCTGGCTAGCAGCGTGAGCAGGGTGGTGAGCGACGCAGACCGCGGGCGCATCTCGGAGCTGGAGCGAGCCCAAGCAGACCTGAAAGTAGAGGTGTCAAA GTTAAGGGAAGTCTCAGATGTCGCTAAGATGCAAGTGTCCACGCTAGAGGCCAGGCAGCAGTGCAGGGAGAAGGAACTCGAGTCCCTCCGGAGGCAGGTGCTCGACTACCAG TCACAGTCTGATGAGAAGGCTTTGGTCGCCAAACTCCATCAGCACATCGTGGCTCTTCAGGTGAGCGAGGCCACGGCTGTCACCAAGCTGGAAGCCATGGTGCTGAAGGTCCAGAAGTTGGAGGCCCAGAAGCTGCGTGCCGAGCAGCGGCTGGACGAGAAGGAGCGGGCCTTGTACTACGCCCGGCAGGAGGCCCGCGACCGCGTGCAGCACCTACGCCACACCGTGCAGTCCCTGCGCACGCAGTTCTCCGGCGCCCTGCCGCTGCCCCAGCAGGAGAAGTTTGCACGGACCATGATGCAGCTACAGGAGGACAAGCTGAAGGTGATGAGGGAGTCTCGGCAGGCTGAGCAAGATAGGAAGAGGGTAGAGGAAAGGTCCCAGGAGCTGGAGGTGCAGCTCAGAGGCCTGGAGGATCTCATCGGCACCCTGAAGGATGCCAAGGGGGCCGAGAAG GTGAAGGAGTGGCACAAAAGGATGGAGGAGCTTAGACTTCAGGAGCTACGGCACACCAGGGAATTAAACTCCCAGAAGGAGGAGATCAAGTACTTGAAGAGCGTGATCAGTGAGCAGGAGCGCGCCATCGGCCATTTGGAGGAGGAGGCTGTCCGACTCAATAAC CTACATGAGGAGCAGCAGCTGTCTTGGGAACAGCGGGAGCTGGAGCTGGAACGGAGgctggaccttcatgagaagcaGCAGAACGAAATCGTCGAGACAGCCCAAAAG TTCGATGAGGCGACTGGATCATTGCCTGACCCCAGCCTGCCCCTCGCCCACCAGCTGGATGTTGCTCTGGGAAAAATCAAAGAGCATGTTCGCACGATCCTGGAAACGCAAGCGGCTTGTAAATCTCTGGATAAG AAACTGAAAGAGACAGAAGGAACCCTATGGAAGGCAGAGCAGAACATTCTTTCTCGGGACAAGGTCATCAACGAGCTGCGACTCCGCCTCCCCGCCGTGGCCGAGAGGGAGAAGCTGATGGCTGAACTGGCCCAGCACGATGAAGACCAGGAGAACCAGCTGGGCCTGAAGGTGGCCCAGCAAACCATCAGCAACCTGCAAGCCCGACTCAGCCAAAAGGAGGAGGTAGTGAAGAAGTACCAGAACATGCTGGCCAGAGCAAGACAG GAGCAGGAAGAGCTTACAAAGAGGCATGAGGGGGAGGTGAGGTCCCTGCATCAGAAGCTGGATCTTCACGTCGACTCGTCGCTGGACAGGTTCCGGCAGACCGCTCTG GAGCTGATGAGGAAACCCCCCATAATAGCTCCCACCGCAAAGCAGCTGATTCGGCTGGCTGAGGCCGAACAGTCCGCGGGGGAACAGGACTCTTCGCTGTCCTCTCTGTCTGAGCGGCTGAAAGCAGTCACTGCCGAGCTGGAGAACCAAAGACAGGTCACCGCTGCCAAAATAAGGGAACACACCAAAGAGAAGGACAA GCTGGAGGAGATCCACGCTGCCCAGGTtaagcagctgcagcaggaagcagaagagCTTCACACTCGATTGTCCCAGATGGAACGTGAAGTTCAGCATCTAAGAACAGAACTTGAGGCCCAGAAAGAGGCAAATGTCAGATCTCCTACAAACACCATGAAGAACTTGGTGGAGCGACTGAAAGGCCAGCTTGCACTTAAGGAGAAGCAACAGAAG GGTCTCAGCAAAGCTCTTTTAGAACTTCGGTCAGAAATGACAGCTCATGCAGAGCAACAGATAATAGCCAACGCCATTCAAAAGGAGGAGAGCCTCAACGTCCAGCAGATTGTGGACAAACGTACCAAGGATCTCAAG GCTCGTATCCAGGAGTTACAGGAAGATCTCCATTCCACTAAGGACAACCTGAGGGCCGTGAAGAACAGGGAAAGTTTGTTGAAAGAAGAGTTGGAGAACCTAAACAAGGAGGCGCAGCGAAGCCAGAAGCTTCAAGCCAAACTTCAGAGCGAGCGAGAACGGCGGGAGAATGAGGTCGAGGAGCTGAGGAAACAAGTGAAGAGGCTGAGCAACAGCCTGCAG AATAAAGCCGAGACTGAAGCAAAGGGACCAACGGTGGAGGAGCTTCAGAAGAAGGTCAAGCGGCTTGAGGCAGATGTGGAAAGGAGAAGCGGCCCAGAGCTGAGCGAGCGGAAGGGCGTCAGGGATGACAGG TCAACAAAGGAAGAAGTGGTGCGCTGGGAGGAGGGCAAGAAGTGGCAGAACAGAATGGAGGCCATGCGGAGCAAGCTgagggagaaggagaaggaggtggaggTGTTGACGAAGCAGCTGGGCACCATGAAGGAGCTCTACTCCAA GCTGGACCAAGAGAAGGCAGCTCTGCAGAAGAAGCTGAGGAGTCACGGTGTGACTGTGGAGCAAGTGGTCGGCGCCCGCACCTTGCAGGCTGAGCAGGACTTGGACGAGCTGAAGAGAAGGAACACGGAGCTGGAGCAGCACATCCTCACCATAAA gcagcagcaggcgctgCCTCGAGATGCAGCCATCGAGGACCTGGCTCTGAAGAACCGCTACTTGGAAGAGAAGCTGCTTTCCCTAGAGAAGCAGCTGTCGCAGGAGCCTGCATCCCGGCCGTCT ACATCCGGTCGAGGTTCTGGCACACCATCACAGAGGGAGCATGAGCTGCAGAAGGAGAATCTGAAGCTGTCTTCGGAAAACCTGGAGCTACGtttccagctggagcaggccAACAGGGACCTTCCAAGGCTGAAG AACCAGGTCACGGACCTCAAAGAGATGTGCGATATCCTCAAGAAAGAGAAGACGGACATCGAGAGGAAGCCTGGCAGTGCGCGTGGG GCTGGGCGGAGCGGGAAGACGATCCCTGAACTGGAGAAGACCATTGGGCTGATGAAGAAAGTGGTGGAGAGGCTACAGAAGGAGAACGAGGGCTTAAAGAAGAACCCGGGGCCCATGATTCAGCATCGCCAGACAGctcttgaacatgaaaatgagAAAATTAAG tCAGAAAACGAGAAGCTCAGGGTCCAGATGGAAGGTATTTTATGTTCAAGATCTGAACCAAAGACAAATGAAATGGAGAAAATTTTGTTGGAAAATGAGCATTTACTCAAGGAGCTGAAAAAG GAGAGTGAAGCTGCTGAAAAACTGAGAATAAACAAGGACAACTTAGAAGCTGCCAACCAGCAGCTGCTGGCCCAGCTAGAGGAGAGCAGGCATAAGTTTAGCCTGGCCCAGAGTGAGGAACCGGCGCTGCAGGAGGCCGGCAAGAGGAGCTGTAAATCCATGGTGGTCACAAG GATGTACGAGAAGAAAATGAAAGAACTGGAGAGCGACGTCGCTCAGAAGAACAGCAGGATCTCCGACCTTGAACAGCTGTTGCAAGAAGCCAGTGAGAAAGAGACGGCGGCTTTGCGTGTCATCAGTGATCTCAGGGAGCAG